The genomic interval GACAGTCACATTCTAGACATTCCTCATCCACTGGTCTGGATCGTACAAAAAGCTCAACCGGTGATGATCGAAGCCATCTGTCGTGGCTATATCACGGGCTCCATGTGGCGTGCTTATGAAAAGGGGGAACGTGAATTCTGTGGTATTACCCTGCCTGAAGGTTTGCAGAAAGACCAAGCGCTGCCTGAATTATTGATGACACCGTCGACGAAAGGAGTGCTACGCGGCATTCCGGGTGTGCCAGAACAAGACGATGTCAATGTCAGCCGTGAAGATATTCGCCAACACTATGAAGCCTTCAACTTGCACTGTGAAGCGGACATTGATCTCTACGAAAAGTTACTGCGCGAGGGTTTCAACGTCATCAGTGATGCACTAGAAAAAGTCGATCAAATCTTTGTCGATACTAAGTTTGAGTTTGGCTATGTCACGGATGCAAGCGGCCAAGAAAAGCTCATTTATATGGATGAAGTGGGCACGCCTGACAGTTCTCGAATTTGGGATGCTGAGCAATATCGTCAAGGCAAAGTTGTGGAAAACAGCAAAGAGGGTTTCCGCCAACTATTGCTTAACCATTTTCCTGATCCAGATATCTTATTAAATAAAAACCGTATGGAAGAGCGCGAAGCACTTGCTAGAGACAATGCGTTACCTGCTAAGGTTTTCGAGCAAGTCAGTCAAACCTATGTAGGCATCGCGGAAAAGATCACGGGTGGTAAGATTCACCTATGTGATGATCCTAAAGCAGAAATCATCGATATTCTTCGCAATGAATATGCATTAATCGATTGAGGCTAATCTTTGCAGCAAGCAACTATATTAAATTGATAAAATGAAAAGGCCCGCTTCAGTTTTGAATCGGGCCTTTTTTATTCAGACTAAAATAAAATATAAACTAGTGGGAGCTTGGAACCAGTTTAAGTGTCCATTGGGTTTCGCCAGGCAAAAAGGCTGACGCGCTCCCTTCTACCCAATCTCTATGGCCCTTGTCATAATACGGAGACAGTGGATGGCCACTTTGCCCCGTCGCCATGTGAAAAATCCCCTGTTCTTCGTACCCCGGAGCAACCGCCATTCTTTGAGACGCACCTGAGCTTGGCTTTTGCACAAGCGGCATGTAAGTATCGCCGTTCATTGATTCAGCAGGCATATCCAACAACCAACCCAAACCTGGAATAGCTTTGCTTAGAGGGTGCTGTATTGCCAATGTATTTGCATCGCCCCAAGTTACTTCATCAAGTGCCCTACCATTTTCTGTTAGCTTGGCGACTGTCGTATCCAAGGTTGTCATTAAGAAATCTTGCCAAGAATCTGCACCTCTTGGTATATGCTGTTCAGGTTTTTCTGTCACCATTTGCCATACTGGGTATTCAATAAAGTTATCCACTGCAGAAACCCAAAACTCATTGCTGTTACCGTCGATATATCGATATATTGAACCCACAGTTTGATCTACTACGGCTTCACGGAAACGTTTGACTAAAAGATACCCTGTACTATCGGCGCAGGCACAGGCGCCC from Bermanella marisrubri carries:
- a CDS encoding phosphoribosylaminoimidazolesuccinocarboxamide synthase; its protein translation is MTQTPSTQANRVLAVNDDLPIRTHKPVHSGKVRSVYWLTPEDSARLIKEKGYDVAADAPLAIMVISDRISAFDCIWHGEGGLQGIPGKGAALNAISNHWFELFKQNGLADSHILDIPHPLVWIVQKAQPVMIEAICRGYITGSMWRAYEKGEREFCGITLPEGLQKDQALPELLMTPSTKGVLRGIPGVPEQDDVNVSREDIRQHYEAFNLHCEADIDLYEKLLREGFNVISDALEKVDQIFVDTKFEFGYVTDASGQEKLIYMDEVGTPDSSRIWDAEQYRQGKVVENSKEGFRQLLLNHFPDPDILLNKNRMEEREALARDNALPAKVFEQVSQTYVGIAEKITGGKIHLCDDPKAEIIDILRNEYALID